The Desulfocurvibacter africanus subsp. africanus DSM 2603 genomic sequence AGGGCAGCCGCGATGAAACCGGCTTCCTCTCGCGCTACTACTCCTGCCCGCGCTGGATCGTGGAGCTGTGGCTGGGCGAGCGGGGCCGGGAGGCCGCCTTGGCGCTGCTCCAGGCTCAAATTGTGCCGCCTGCCGTGGGCCTGCGCGTGAACGCCGCAAAATCCAGCGCACAGGCCTTGCGCGACGAATTGGCCGCCAAGCCCGAATGCCTGTCGGCCAACGGCTGGACCCTGGCCTTTGCGCCCGGTTCGCGTCCCGTGGAGGACAGCGTCCTGACCCAGGGGTTGGTCTCGCGCCAGAGTGCGGCTTCGCAACTTGCCCTGGCGGCTCTGGAGCCTACCGGCTGGCCCACGCCCGTGTGGGACTGCTGCTGCGGACGCGGCGGCAAGGCCTTGTCTTTGATCGAAAAAGGCATAGCGCCCGTATGGGCCAGCGACGTGACCTTCGCGCGGCTGCGCCAGCTCCCGGTCGAGTCCCGCCGCCTGGGCCTGCCCGCTGTGTCCACCTTCCTGGCCCGTGCCGATGCTCCCGCGCCCCTGGCCGCCCAACCCGGCACGGTGCTGGTGGATGCACCCTGCTCTGGTTTGGGCGTGCTCAGCCGCCGGCCCGACAGCAAATGGAAACGCTCGCCCACCGACCTGCCCGGCCTGACCGCCCTGCAGTCCGGCATCCTGGAACATGCCCTCGCAGCCCTGCGCCCCGGCGGCAGGCTGGCCTACATCACCTGCACCGTGAACCGCGCCGAAAACGAGGAGCGAATCGAGATGCTGCTGCGCGAGCATAGCGGCGCGCGGCTCCTGCTTTCCGGCGCTTCGCCCCTGGATTGGCCGCTTGGCGAGTTCTTCTTCCACGCCCTGATCGCCAGGAGCTGATTTCTCCGTAACGGCTTCCGTCTCATATTATACGGAATGCTTCTTGCTGCCTCACGCTTTTAAAGCAGCTCAATGCAAGGATTGCCTGCCGTGGAACGCCTGCGCATCTGTCTCGTCTCGCCCTATGCCCTGCAAAAACCTCTTGA encodes the following:
- a CDS encoding transcription antitermination factor NusB; the protein is MTADRIPPARRAALEAVSKSLNTSTDVQAALDTQITARRLAPRDIGLATELTYGYLRLKGRLDALLDHFLRAPGKLPARVRLVLGLAAYELSYLDRVPAYASVNWAVDAVKADFGQGLSKMANGVLRSVERLGADALNPDFFRQGSRDETGFLSRYYSCPRWIVELWLGERGREAALALLQAQIVPPAVGLRVNAAKSSAQALRDELAAKPECLSANGWTLAFAPGSRPVEDSVLTQGLVSRQSAASQLALAALEPTGWPTPVWDCCCGRGGKALSLIEKGIAPVWASDVTFARLRQLPVESRRLGLPAVSTFLARADAPAPLAAQPGTVLVDAPCSGLGVLSRRPDSKWKRSPTDLPGLTALQSGILEHALAALRPGGRLAYITCTVNRAENEERIEMLLREHSGARLLLSGASPLDWPLGEFFFHALIARS